A region from the Etheostoma spectabile isolate EspeVRDwgs_2016 chromosome 9, UIUC_Espe_1.0, whole genome shotgun sequence genome encodes:
- the tle2a gene encoding transducin-like enhancer protein 2a isoform X5, with translation MYYEMSYGLNIEMHKQTEIAKRLNVICAQLIPFLSQEHQQQVVQAMERAKQVTMGELNASIGVRGLPPLPYSQQLQAQHLSQHAQGLQMGPHPSGLPHPGLALGGGSGLLALSGALGAQLAAKDERAHLEAAAAAAAAAEHHRDREAGPSSLSNGDKGRPADYLSNGKKRKADEKEFMTDYGSDADKSDDNLVVDEDPSSPRSVHSYSSRENGLDKLPLSRKDGPPQASPASLASSSSATSPSRGKEPPQREKSSTPGMKPGTPMSQESNPPGPSGPPQFRPVPGKPGVDPLALGLRNPLAVQGAYPPGAFGLPPGVNGDLVGAAGYGAGLHLVSPQMNGAAAAAAAAAAAGYGRSPVVGYESPHPHMRVPGLPASLQSAASGKPAYSFHVSADGQMQPVPFPPDALLGPGIPRHARQIHTLNHGEVVCAVTISTSTRHVYTGGKGCVKVWDISQPGSKSPMAQLDCLNRDNYIRSCKLLSDGRTLIVGGEASTLSIWDLATPTPRIKAELTSSAPACYALAISPDNKVCFSCCSDGNIVVWDLHNQTLVRQFQGHTDGASCIDISNDGTKLWTGGLDNTVRCWDLREGRQLQQHDFTSQIFSLGYCPTGEWLAVGMESSNVEVLHVSKPDKYQLHLHESCVLSLKFAYCGKWFVSTGKDNLLNAWRTPYGSSIFQSKESSSVLSCDISPDDQFIVTGSGDKKATVYEVIY, from the exons atg TATTACGAGATGTCCTACGGCCTTAACATTGAAATGCACAAACAG ACGGAGATTGCCAAGCGGTTGAACGTGATCTGTGCTCAGCTCATCCCATTCCTGTCACAGGAG CACCAACAACAGGTGGTCCAGGCCATGGAGCGCGCCAAACAGGTGACCATGGGGGAGCTAAATGCTTCGATAGGGGTACGTGGGCTCCCCCCTCTGCCTTATAGC cagcagcttcagGCTCAGCACCTCTCTCAGCATGCCCAGGGTTTGCAAATGGGCCCTCACCCATCAGGACTGCCTCACCCTGGCCTGGCACTCGGTGGAGGCTCCGGCTTGCTGGCCCTGTCCGGGGCTCTGGGGGCTCAGCTAGCTGCTAAGGATGAGAGAGCTCACCtagaggcagcagcagcagctgctgccgcTGCAGAGCACCACAGAG ACCGTGAAGCAGGACCA AGCTCTCTGTCCAACGGGGATAAGGGTCGCCCAGCAGACTACCTCAGCAACGGCAAGAAGAGGAAAGCTGATGAGAAGGAGTTCATGACCGACTAT GGCAGCGATGCTGATAAGAGTGATGATAATTTGGTGGTGGATGAG GACCCGTCGTCCCCTCGCAGTGTGCACTCTTACTCGTCCAGGGAGAACGGCCTAGACAAGCTGCCCCTGTCCCGTAAGGACGGCCCCCCGCAGGCCAGCCCCGCCTCCCTGGCCTCCTCCAGCAGCGCAACCTCCCCGTCTCGTGGCAAAGAGCCCCCACAG AGGGAGAAGTCCAGTACTCCAGGTATGAAGCCAGGGACTCCCATGTCTCAAGAGTCCAACCCCCCGGGACCCAGCGGACCTCCGCAGTTCAGACCTGTCCCTGGCAAGCCTGGTGTCGACCCCCTCG CTCTGGGTCTGAGAAACCCCCTGGCGGTGCAGGGAGCATACCCTCCAGGGGCTTTCGGCCTGCCTCCAGGGGTGAACGGGGACCTGGTCGGGGCGGCGGGTTATGGCGCCGGCCTTCACTTAGTCTCCCCCCAGATGAAcggagctgctgcagcagcagcggcggcaGCTGCCGCAGGCTACGGACGGTCCCCTGTG GTGGGCTATGAGTCTCCACATCCGCATATGAGGGTCCCTGGGCTGCCTGCCAGCCTGCAGTCAGCCGCCTCCGGAAAACC CGCCTACTCGTTCCATGTGAGCGCAGACGGCCAGATGCAGCCGGTGCCCTTTCCCCCCGACGCCCTGCTGGGCCCGGGAATCCCTCGCCACGCCCGTCAGATTCACACCCTGAACCACGGAGAGGTGGTGTGTGCCGTCACCATCAGCACCTCGACGCGCCACGTCTACACCGGAGGCAAGGGCTGCGTCAAGGTGTGGGACATCAGCCAGCCTGGAAGCAAGAGCCCCATGGCCCAGCTGGACTGTCTG AACAGGGATAACTACATCCGCTCCTGCAAGCTGCTCTCAGACGGAAGGACCTTGATCGTCGGCGGGGAGGCCAGCACGCTGTCAATCTGGGATTTGGCCACGCCCACTCCTCGCATCAAAGCGGAGCTGACGTCTTCTGCACCCGCCTGCTACGCTCTGGCCATCTCCCCTGACAACAAGGTCTGCTTCTCTTGCTGCAGCGACGGAAACATTGTCGTCTGGGACCTTCACAACCAGACGCTGGTCAG GCAGTTCCAGGGCCACACAGACGGAGCAAGCTGCATCGACATCTCCAACGACGGAACCAAACTGTGGACGGGAGGGCTGGACAACACAGTCCGCTGCTGGGACCTCCGAGAGGGACGCCAGCTCCAGCAGCATGACTTCACCtcgcag atCTTCTCTCTGGGCTACTGTCCGACAGGCGAGTGGCTGGCTGTGGGAATGGAGAGCAGTAACGTGGAAGTTCTGCACGTCTCCAAACCTGACAAGTACCAGCTGCACCTCCATGAGAGCTGCGTTCTCTCCCTTAAGTTCGCCTACTGTG GTAAATGGTTTGTGAGCACGGGCAAAGATAACCTCCTCAATGCATGGCGGACACCTTATGGATCCAGCATATTCCAG TCTAAGGAGTCTTCGTCGGTTCTCAGCTGTGATATCTCCCCTGACGACCAGTTCATCGTCACCGGCTCCGGGGACAAGAAGGCCACAGTCTACGAAGTCATCTACTGA
- the tle2a gene encoding transducin-like enhancer protein 2a isoform X2 yields MFPQNRPPAPLQPPPGSSASVVAAAAAAAAAASGTPQSLKLTYPETLDRIKEEFQFLQTQYHSLKLECEKLATEKTEIQRHYVMYYEMSYGLNIEMHKQTEIAKRLNVICAQLIPFLSQEHQQQVVQAMERAKQVTMGELNASIGVRGLPPLPYSQQLQAQHLSQHAQGLQMGPHPSGLPHPGLALGGGSGLLALSGALGAQLAAKDERAHLEAAAAAAAAAEHHRDREAGPSSLSNGDKGRPADYLSNGKKRKADEKEFMTDYGSDADKSDDNLVVDEDPSSPRSVHSYSSRENGLDKLPLSRKDGPPQASPASLASSSSATSPSRGKEPPQREKSSTPGMKPGTPMSQESNPPGPSGPPQFRPVPGKPGVDPLALGLRNPLAVQGAYPPGAFGLPPGVNGDLVGAAGYGAGLHLVSPQMNGAAAAAAAAAAAGYGRSPVVGYESPHPHMRVPGLPASLQSAASGKPAYSFHVSADGQMQPVPFPPDALLGPGIPRHARQIHTLNHGEVVCAVTISTSTRHVYTGGKGCVKVWDISQPGSKSPMAQLDCLNRDNYIRSCKLLSDGRTLIVGGEASTLSIWDLATPTPRIKAELTSSAPACYALAISPDNKVCFSCCSDGNIVVWDLHNQTLVRQFQGHTDGASCIDISNDGTKLWTGGLDNTVRCWDLREGRQLQQHDFTSQIFSLGYCPTGEWLAVGMESSNVEVLHVSKPDKYQLHLHESCVLSLKFAYCGKWFVSTGKDNLLNAWRTPYGSSIFQSKESSSVLSCDISPDDQFIVTGSGDKKATVYEVIY; encoded by the exons ATGTTTCCTCAGAACCGACCACCG GCACCTCTGCAGCCACCCCCTGGGTCTTCGGCCTCAGTGGTGGcagccgcagcagcagcagccgcagcaGCATCGGGGACGCCCCAGTCACTGAAACTAACATACCCAGAAACTTTGGACCGCATCAAGGAGGAGTTTCAGTTCCTCCAGACCCAGtacca caGTTTGAAACTGGAATGTGAGAAACTGGctacagagaagacagagatcCAGAGGCACTACGTTatg TATTACGAGATGTCCTACGGCCTTAACATTGAAATGCACAAACAG ACGGAGATTGCCAAGCGGTTGAACGTGATCTGTGCTCAGCTCATCCCATTCCTGTCACAGGAG CACCAACAACAGGTGGTCCAGGCCATGGAGCGCGCCAAACAGGTGACCATGGGGGAGCTAAATGCTTCGATAGGGGTACGTGGGCTCCCCCCTCTGCCTTATAGC cagcagcttcagGCTCAGCACCTCTCTCAGCATGCCCAGGGTTTGCAAATGGGCCCTCACCCATCAGGACTGCCTCACCCTGGCCTGGCACTCGGTGGAGGCTCCGGCTTGCTGGCCCTGTCCGGGGCTCTGGGGGCTCAGCTAGCTGCTAAGGATGAGAGAGCTCACCtagaggcagcagcagcagctgctgccgcTGCAGAGCACCACAGAG ACCGTGAAGCAGGACCA AGCTCTCTGTCCAACGGGGATAAGGGTCGCCCAGCAGACTACCTCAGCAACGGCAAGAAGAGGAAAGCTGATGAGAAGGAGTTCATGACCGACTAT GGCAGCGATGCTGATAAGAGTGATGATAATTTGGTGGTGGATGAG GACCCGTCGTCCCCTCGCAGTGTGCACTCTTACTCGTCCAGGGAGAACGGCCTAGACAAGCTGCCCCTGTCCCGTAAGGACGGCCCCCCGCAGGCCAGCCCCGCCTCCCTGGCCTCCTCCAGCAGCGCAACCTCCCCGTCTCGTGGCAAAGAGCCCCCACAG AGGGAGAAGTCCAGTACTCCAGGTATGAAGCCAGGGACTCCCATGTCTCAAGAGTCCAACCCCCCGGGACCCAGCGGACCTCCGCAGTTCAGACCTGTCCCTGGCAAGCCTGGTGTCGACCCCCTCG CTCTGGGTCTGAGAAACCCCCTGGCGGTGCAGGGAGCATACCCTCCAGGGGCTTTCGGCCTGCCTCCAGGGGTGAACGGGGACCTGGTCGGGGCGGCGGGTTATGGCGCCGGCCTTCACTTAGTCTCCCCCCAGATGAAcggagctgctgcagcagcagcggcggcaGCTGCCGCAGGCTACGGACGGTCCCCTGTG GTGGGCTATGAGTCTCCACATCCGCATATGAGGGTCCCTGGGCTGCCTGCCAGCCTGCAGTCAGCCGCCTCCGGAAAACC CGCCTACTCGTTCCATGTGAGCGCAGACGGCCAGATGCAGCCGGTGCCCTTTCCCCCCGACGCCCTGCTGGGCCCGGGAATCCCTCGCCACGCCCGTCAGATTCACACCCTGAACCACGGAGAGGTGGTGTGTGCCGTCACCATCAGCACCTCGACGCGCCACGTCTACACCGGAGGCAAGGGCTGCGTCAAGGTGTGGGACATCAGCCAGCCTGGAAGCAAGAGCCCCATGGCCCAGCTGGACTGTCTG AACAGGGATAACTACATCCGCTCCTGCAAGCTGCTCTCAGACGGAAGGACCTTGATCGTCGGCGGGGAGGCCAGCACGCTGTCAATCTGGGATTTGGCCACGCCCACTCCTCGCATCAAAGCGGAGCTGACGTCTTCTGCACCCGCCTGCTACGCTCTGGCCATCTCCCCTGACAACAAGGTCTGCTTCTCTTGCTGCAGCGACGGAAACATTGTCGTCTGGGACCTTCACAACCAGACGCTGGTCAG GCAGTTCCAGGGCCACACAGACGGAGCAAGCTGCATCGACATCTCCAACGACGGAACCAAACTGTGGACGGGAGGGCTGGACAACACAGTCCGCTGCTGGGACCTCCGAGAGGGACGCCAGCTCCAGCAGCATGACTTCACCtcgcag atCTTCTCTCTGGGCTACTGTCCGACAGGCGAGTGGCTGGCTGTGGGAATGGAGAGCAGTAACGTGGAAGTTCTGCACGTCTCCAAACCTGACAAGTACCAGCTGCACCTCCATGAGAGCTGCGTTCTCTCCCTTAAGTTCGCCTACTGTG GTAAATGGTTTGTGAGCACGGGCAAAGATAACCTCCTCAATGCATGGCGGACACCTTATGGATCCAGCATATTCCAG TCTAAGGAGTCTTCGTCGGTTCTCAGCTGTGATATCTCCCCTGACGACCAGTTCATCGTCACCGGCTCCGGGGACAAGAAGGCCACAGTCTACGAAGTCATCTACTGA
- the tle2a gene encoding transducin-like enhancer protein 2a isoform X1 translates to MFPQNRPPLAVFFSSQAPLQPPPGSSASVVAAAAAAAAAASGTPQSLKLTYPETLDRIKEEFQFLQTQYHSLKLECEKLATEKTEIQRHYVMYYEMSYGLNIEMHKQTEIAKRLNVICAQLIPFLSQEHQQQVVQAMERAKQVTMGELNASIGVRGLPPLPYSQQLQAQHLSQHAQGLQMGPHPSGLPHPGLALGGGSGLLALSGALGAQLAAKDERAHLEAAAAAAAAAEHHRDREAGPSSLSNGDKGRPADYLSNGKKRKADEKEFMTDYGSDADKSDDNLVVDEDPSSPRSVHSYSSRENGLDKLPLSRKDGPPQASPASLASSSSATSPSRGKEPPQREKSSTPGMKPGTPMSQESNPPGPSGPPQFRPVPGKPGVDPLALGLRNPLAVQGAYPPGAFGLPPGVNGDLVGAAGYGAGLHLVSPQMNGAAAAAAAAAAAGYGRSPVVGYESPHPHMRVPGLPASLQSAASGKPAYSFHVSADGQMQPVPFPPDALLGPGIPRHARQIHTLNHGEVVCAVTISTSTRHVYTGGKGCVKVWDISQPGSKSPMAQLDCLNRDNYIRSCKLLSDGRTLIVGGEASTLSIWDLATPTPRIKAELTSSAPACYALAISPDNKVCFSCCSDGNIVVWDLHNQTLVRQFQGHTDGASCIDISNDGTKLWTGGLDNTVRCWDLREGRQLQQHDFTSQIFSLGYCPTGEWLAVGMESSNVEVLHVSKPDKYQLHLHESCVLSLKFAYCGKWFVSTGKDNLLNAWRTPYGSSIFQSKESSSVLSCDISPDDQFIVTGSGDKKATVYEVIY, encoded by the exons ATGTTTCCTCAGAACCGACCACCG TTGGCTGTATTCTTCTCGTCTCAGGCACCTCTGCAGCCACCCCCTGGGTCTTCGGCCTCAGTGGTGGcagccgcagcagcagcagccgcagcaGCATCGGGGACGCCCCAGTCACTGAAACTAACATACCCAGAAACTTTGGACCGCATCAAGGAGGAGTTTCAGTTCCTCCAGACCCAGtacca caGTTTGAAACTGGAATGTGAGAAACTGGctacagagaagacagagatcCAGAGGCACTACGTTatg TATTACGAGATGTCCTACGGCCTTAACATTGAAATGCACAAACAG ACGGAGATTGCCAAGCGGTTGAACGTGATCTGTGCTCAGCTCATCCCATTCCTGTCACAGGAG CACCAACAACAGGTGGTCCAGGCCATGGAGCGCGCCAAACAGGTGACCATGGGGGAGCTAAATGCTTCGATAGGGGTACGTGGGCTCCCCCCTCTGCCTTATAGC cagcagcttcagGCTCAGCACCTCTCTCAGCATGCCCAGGGTTTGCAAATGGGCCCTCACCCATCAGGACTGCCTCACCCTGGCCTGGCACTCGGTGGAGGCTCCGGCTTGCTGGCCCTGTCCGGGGCTCTGGGGGCTCAGCTAGCTGCTAAGGATGAGAGAGCTCACCtagaggcagcagcagcagctgctgccgcTGCAGAGCACCACAGAG ACCGTGAAGCAGGACCA AGCTCTCTGTCCAACGGGGATAAGGGTCGCCCAGCAGACTACCTCAGCAACGGCAAGAAGAGGAAAGCTGATGAGAAGGAGTTCATGACCGACTAT GGCAGCGATGCTGATAAGAGTGATGATAATTTGGTGGTGGATGAG GACCCGTCGTCCCCTCGCAGTGTGCACTCTTACTCGTCCAGGGAGAACGGCCTAGACAAGCTGCCCCTGTCCCGTAAGGACGGCCCCCCGCAGGCCAGCCCCGCCTCCCTGGCCTCCTCCAGCAGCGCAACCTCCCCGTCTCGTGGCAAAGAGCCCCCACAG AGGGAGAAGTCCAGTACTCCAGGTATGAAGCCAGGGACTCCCATGTCTCAAGAGTCCAACCCCCCGGGACCCAGCGGACCTCCGCAGTTCAGACCTGTCCCTGGCAAGCCTGGTGTCGACCCCCTCG CTCTGGGTCTGAGAAACCCCCTGGCGGTGCAGGGAGCATACCCTCCAGGGGCTTTCGGCCTGCCTCCAGGGGTGAACGGGGACCTGGTCGGGGCGGCGGGTTATGGCGCCGGCCTTCACTTAGTCTCCCCCCAGATGAAcggagctgctgcagcagcagcggcggcaGCTGCCGCAGGCTACGGACGGTCCCCTGTG GTGGGCTATGAGTCTCCACATCCGCATATGAGGGTCCCTGGGCTGCCTGCCAGCCTGCAGTCAGCCGCCTCCGGAAAACC CGCCTACTCGTTCCATGTGAGCGCAGACGGCCAGATGCAGCCGGTGCCCTTTCCCCCCGACGCCCTGCTGGGCCCGGGAATCCCTCGCCACGCCCGTCAGATTCACACCCTGAACCACGGAGAGGTGGTGTGTGCCGTCACCATCAGCACCTCGACGCGCCACGTCTACACCGGAGGCAAGGGCTGCGTCAAGGTGTGGGACATCAGCCAGCCTGGAAGCAAGAGCCCCATGGCCCAGCTGGACTGTCTG AACAGGGATAACTACATCCGCTCCTGCAAGCTGCTCTCAGACGGAAGGACCTTGATCGTCGGCGGGGAGGCCAGCACGCTGTCAATCTGGGATTTGGCCACGCCCACTCCTCGCATCAAAGCGGAGCTGACGTCTTCTGCACCCGCCTGCTACGCTCTGGCCATCTCCCCTGACAACAAGGTCTGCTTCTCTTGCTGCAGCGACGGAAACATTGTCGTCTGGGACCTTCACAACCAGACGCTGGTCAG GCAGTTCCAGGGCCACACAGACGGAGCAAGCTGCATCGACATCTCCAACGACGGAACCAAACTGTGGACGGGAGGGCTGGACAACACAGTCCGCTGCTGGGACCTCCGAGAGGGACGCCAGCTCCAGCAGCATGACTTCACCtcgcag atCTTCTCTCTGGGCTACTGTCCGACAGGCGAGTGGCTGGCTGTGGGAATGGAGAGCAGTAACGTGGAAGTTCTGCACGTCTCCAAACCTGACAAGTACCAGCTGCACCTCCATGAGAGCTGCGTTCTCTCCCTTAAGTTCGCCTACTGTG GTAAATGGTTTGTGAGCACGGGCAAAGATAACCTCCTCAATGCATGGCGGACACCTTATGGATCCAGCATATTCCAG TCTAAGGAGTCTTCGTCGGTTCTCAGCTGTGATATCTCCCCTGACGACCAGTTCATCGTCACCGGCTCCGGGGACAAGAAGGCCACAGTCTACGAAGTCATCTACTGA
- the tle2a gene encoding transducin-like enhancer protein 2a isoform X3, which translates to MFPQNRPPLAVFFSSQAPLQPPPGSSASVVAAAAAAAAAASGTPQSLKLTYPETLDRIKEEFQFLQTQYHSLKLECEKLATEKTEIQRHYVMYYEMSYGLNIEMHKQTEIAKRLNVICAQLIPFLSQEHQQQVVQAMERAKQVTMGELNASIGQQLQAQHLSQHAQGLQMGPHPSGLPHPGLALGGGSGLLALSGALGAQLAAKDERAHLEAAAAAAAAAEHHRDREAGPSSLSNGDKGRPADYLSNGKKRKADEKEFMTDYGSDADKSDDNLVVDEDPSSPRSVHSYSSRENGLDKLPLSRKDGPPQASPASLASSSSATSPSRGKEPPQREKSSTPGMKPGTPMSQESNPPGPSGPPQFRPVPGKPGVDPLALGLRNPLAVQGAYPPGAFGLPPGVNGDLVGAAGYGAGLHLVSPQMNGAAAAAAAAAAAGYGRSPVVGYESPHPHMRVPGLPASLQSAASGKPAYSFHVSADGQMQPVPFPPDALLGPGIPRHARQIHTLNHGEVVCAVTISTSTRHVYTGGKGCVKVWDISQPGSKSPMAQLDCLNRDNYIRSCKLLSDGRTLIVGGEASTLSIWDLATPTPRIKAELTSSAPACYALAISPDNKVCFSCCSDGNIVVWDLHNQTLVRQFQGHTDGASCIDISNDGTKLWTGGLDNTVRCWDLREGRQLQQHDFTSQIFSLGYCPTGEWLAVGMESSNVEVLHVSKPDKYQLHLHESCVLSLKFAYCGKWFVSTGKDNLLNAWRTPYGSSIFQSKESSSVLSCDISPDDQFIVTGSGDKKATVYEVIY; encoded by the exons ATGTTTCCTCAGAACCGACCACCG TTGGCTGTATTCTTCTCGTCTCAGGCACCTCTGCAGCCACCCCCTGGGTCTTCGGCCTCAGTGGTGGcagccgcagcagcagcagccgcagcaGCATCGGGGACGCCCCAGTCACTGAAACTAACATACCCAGAAACTTTGGACCGCATCAAGGAGGAGTTTCAGTTCCTCCAGACCCAGtacca caGTTTGAAACTGGAATGTGAGAAACTGGctacagagaagacagagatcCAGAGGCACTACGTTatg TATTACGAGATGTCCTACGGCCTTAACATTGAAATGCACAAACAG ACGGAGATTGCCAAGCGGTTGAACGTGATCTGTGCTCAGCTCATCCCATTCCTGTCACAGGAG CACCAACAACAGGTGGTCCAGGCCATGGAGCGCGCCAAACAGGTGACCATGGGGGAGCTAAATGCTTCGATAGGG cagcagcttcagGCTCAGCACCTCTCTCAGCATGCCCAGGGTTTGCAAATGGGCCCTCACCCATCAGGACTGCCTCACCCTGGCCTGGCACTCGGTGGAGGCTCCGGCTTGCTGGCCCTGTCCGGGGCTCTGGGGGCTCAGCTAGCTGCTAAGGATGAGAGAGCTCACCtagaggcagcagcagcagctgctgccgcTGCAGAGCACCACAGAG ACCGTGAAGCAGGACCA AGCTCTCTGTCCAACGGGGATAAGGGTCGCCCAGCAGACTACCTCAGCAACGGCAAGAAGAGGAAAGCTGATGAGAAGGAGTTCATGACCGACTAT GGCAGCGATGCTGATAAGAGTGATGATAATTTGGTGGTGGATGAG GACCCGTCGTCCCCTCGCAGTGTGCACTCTTACTCGTCCAGGGAGAACGGCCTAGACAAGCTGCCCCTGTCCCGTAAGGACGGCCCCCCGCAGGCCAGCCCCGCCTCCCTGGCCTCCTCCAGCAGCGCAACCTCCCCGTCTCGTGGCAAAGAGCCCCCACAG AGGGAGAAGTCCAGTACTCCAGGTATGAAGCCAGGGACTCCCATGTCTCAAGAGTCCAACCCCCCGGGACCCAGCGGACCTCCGCAGTTCAGACCTGTCCCTGGCAAGCCTGGTGTCGACCCCCTCG CTCTGGGTCTGAGAAACCCCCTGGCGGTGCAGGGAGCATACCCTCCAGGGGCTTTCGGCCTGCCTCCAGGGGTGAACGGGGACCTGGTCGGGGCGGCGGGTTATGGCGCCGGCCTTCACTTAGTCTCCCCCCAGATGAAcggagctgctgcagcagcagcggcggcaGCTGCCGCAGGCTACGGACGGTCCCCTGTG GTGGGCTATGAGTCTCCACATCCGCATATGAGGGTCCCTGGGCTGCCTGCCAGCCTGCAGTCAGCCGCCTCCGGAAAACC CGCCTACTCGTTCCATGTGAGCGCAGACGGCCAGATGCAGCCGGTGCCCTTTCCCCCCGACGCCCTGCTGGGCCCGGGAATCCCTCGCCACGCCCGTCAGATTCACACCCTGAACCACGGAGAGGTGGTGTGTGCCGTCACCATCAGCACCTCGACGCGCCACGTCTACACCGGAGGCAAGGGCTGCGTCAAGGTGTGGGACATCAGCCAGCCTGGAAGCAAGAGCCCCATGGCCCAGCTGGACTGTCTG AACAGGGATAACTACATCCGCTCCTGCAAGCTGCTCTCAGACGGAAGGACCTTGATCGTCGGCGGGGAGGCCAGCACGCTGTCAATCTGGGATTTGGCCACGCCCACTCCTCGCATCAAAGCGGAGCTGACGTCTTCTGCACCCGCCTGCTACGCTCTGGCCATCTCCCCTGACAACAAGGTCTGCTTCTCTTGCTGCAGCGACGGAAACATTGTCGTCTGGGACCTTCACAACCAGACGCTGGTCAG GCAGTTCCAGGGCCACACAGACGGAGCAAGCTGCATCGACATCTCCAACGACGGAACCAAACTGTGGACGGGAGGGCTGGACAACACAGTCCGCTGCTGGGACCTCCGAGAGGGACGCCAGCTCCAGCAGCATGACTTCACCtcgcag atCTTCTCTCTGGGCTACTGTCCGACAGGCGAGTGGCTGGCTGTGGGAATGGAGAGCAGTAACGTGGAAGTTCTGCACGTCTCCAAACCTGACAAGTACCAGCTGCACCTCCATGAGAGCTGCGTTCTCTCCCTTAAGTTCGCCTACTGTG GTAAATGGTTTGTGAGCACGGGCAAAGATAACCTCCTCAATGCATGGCGGACACCTTATGGATCCAGCATATTCCAG TCTAAGGAGTCTTCGTCGGTTCTCAGCTGTGATATCTCCCCTGACGACCAGTTCATCGTCACCGGCTCCGGGGACAAGAAGGCCACAGTCTACGAAGTCATCTACTGA